In a single window of the Solea senegalensis isolate Sse05_10M linkage group LG1, IFAPA_SoseM_1, whole genome shotgun sequence genome:
- the urod gene encoding LOW QUALITY PROTEIN: uroporphyrinogen decarboxylase (The sequence of the model RefSeq protein was modified relative to this genomic sequence to represent the inferred CDS: inserted 2 bases in 1 codon): protein MSKDRLILPKDFPQLQNDTFLRAAHGEETEHVPVWCMRQAGRYLPEFRESRAGKDFFETCRSPEACCELTLQPLRRFPFDAAIIFSDILVVPQALGMDVQMVAGKGPTFPEPLKEPEDLQKLRVKVDVDKELGYVFKAITLTRHKIEGKVPLIGFTGAPWTLMSYMIEGGGSNTHSKAKRWLYQHPESSHMLLKMLTDVIVEYLLGQVAAGAQALQVFESHAGILGPVEFKEFSLPYLRDIARRVKDKLKEAGQDVPMIVFAKDAHYALEDLSQSNMKWLXLDWTVDPRSARERTGGKVSLQGNMDPCALYAPKERISDIVKKMLEGFGTRGYIANLGHGLYPDMDPEHVGAFVEAVHQHSKQIKQE from the exons ATGAGCAAGGACCGTTTAATACT GCCGAAGGACTTTCCTCAGCTCCAGAACGACACATTCCTACGAGCGGCGCATGGCGAAGAAACTGAACATGTCCCAGTCTGGTGTATGAGACAGGCGGGACGATATCTACCGG AGTTCCGTGAGTCCAGAGCAGGAAAAGACTTCTTTGAGACATGTCGGTCACCGGAGGCCTGCTGCGAGCTCACTCtgcag CCACTGAGACGTTTTCCCTTTGACGCTGCCATCATCTTCTCTGATATCCTGGTTGTCCCACAG GCCCTGGGTATGGATGTCCAGATGGTGGCAGGAAAAGGTCCCACATTCCCGGAGCCTCTGAAGGAGCCAGAGGACCTGCAGAAACTGAGGGTCAAAGTAGACGTGGACAAGGAGCTGGGCTACGTTTTCAAAGCCATCACACTGACCAGACACAAGATCGAGGGCAAAGTGCCGCTCATAGGGTTCACTGGAGCTCCG TGGACGCTGATGTCCTACATGATCGAAGGTGGTGGCTCTAACACTCACTCTAAGGCAAAGCGCTGGTTGTACCAACACCCGGAGTCCAGCCACATGCTCCTGAAGATGCTGACCGACGTGATCGTGGAGTATCTGCTGGGTCAGGTGGCAGCGGGAGCTCAG GCTCTGCAAGTGTTCGAGTCCCACGCCGGCATCCTGGGGCCCGTGGAGTTTAAAGAGTTCTCACTGCCTTACCTCCGAGACATCGCCCGCCGTGTCAAAGACAAACTGAAGGAGGCGGGACAGGACGTCCCCATG attgtgTTTGCAAAGGATGCTCACTACGCTCTGGAGGATCTGTCTCAATCTAATATGAAGTGGTT GCTGGACTGGACCGTTGACCCACGATCTGc cagggagCGCACAGGAGGGAAGGTCAGCCTGCAGGGAAACATGGACCCGTGTGCTCTCTACGCTCCAAAG gagCGCATTTCAGACATCGTGAAGAAAATGTTGGAGGGTTTTGGAACGCGAGGCTACATCGCCAACCTGGGTCATGGCCTTTACCCGGACATGGACCCGGAGCACGTGGGCGCCTTTGTCGAAGCCGTTCACCAACACTCGAAACAGATCAAGCAAGAgtga
- the lyn gene encoding tyrosine-protein kinase Lyn gives MGCIESTLSEGLSRGVEGKSGQQTVHADPMHYVRDPTSNTKSKINNSLLPGQVFQKMQEQSGSGKTVIALYPFEAVHSEDLEFKKGEKMNVLEECGEWWRAKSLTTNKEGYIPSNYVAEADTMETKEWFFKDITRKDAERQLLAPANKPGSYLIRESETSKGSYSLSIRDLDAQKTDSVKHYKIRTLDNGGYYISPKISFLDIDIMIKHYHKKADGLCRKLEQPCVKPKAQKPWHKDAWEISKESIKMVKKLGAGQFGEVWMAYYNNTTRVAVKTLKSGTMTTEAFLDEANVMKTLHHDRLVRLYAVVTKTAPIYIITEYMEKGSLLDFLKSSEGCQLQLPKLIDFSAQIAEGMAYIEKKNYIHRDLRAANVLVSESLLCKIADFGLARVIEDDEYTAREGAKFPIKWTAPEAFNYGSFTIKSDMWSFGVLLYEIITFGKIPYPGMTKGEVMTSVQRGYRMPQPDNCPAEVYDIMMSCWKNKPEDRPTFDYMQSVLGDFYTATEEQYQRQP, from the exons ATGGGCTGCATTGAGTCCACGCTGAGTGAAGGTCTGAGCAGAGGTGTGGAGGGGAAGAGCGGGCAGCAGACTGTACATGCCGACCCCATGCACTATGTCAGGGACCCCACCTCCAATACGAAAAGTAAAATA aATAACTCCCTGCTGCCTGGTCAGGTGTTTCAAAAGATGCAAG AGCAAAGCGGTTCTGGAAAAACTGTGATCGCCCTTTACCCGTTTGAGGCCGTGCATTCGGAAGATCTAGAGTTcaagaaaggagagaagatgAATGTCTTGGAGGA ATGTGGTGAGTGGTGGAGGGCAAAGTCACTGACAACCAACAAAGAAGGATACATCCCATCCAATTACGTTGCTGAAGCAGACACCATGGAGACAAAGGA GTGGTTTTTCAAGGACATCACAAGGAAGGATGCCGAGAGACAACTGCTGGCTCCGGCAAACAAACCAGGCTCCTACCTGATCAGGGAAAGTGAAACATCAAAAG GAAGTTACTCGTTGTCCATCAGAGACTTGGACGCACAGAAGACAGACTCAGTAAAACACTATAAAATAAGGACGCTGGACAATGGCGGTTACTACATTTCACCTAAGATCTCATTCCTTGACATTGACATCATGATCAAACACTACCACA AAAAAGCAGACGGCCTGTGTCGTAAACTGGAACAACCATGCGTGAAACCCAAAGCGCAGAAACCTTGGCATAAAGACGCGTGGGAGATTTCCAAAGAGTCCATTAAGATGGTGAAGAAACTCGGGGCGGGGCAGTTTGGAGAAGTCTGGATGG CGTACTACAACAACACAACCAGAGTCGCGGTGAAGACCCTGAAGTCAGGCACAATGACGACTGAAGCTTTCCTGGATGAAGCCAACGTCATGAAGACGCTACACCACGACAGGCTGGTGCGACTTTACGCTGTCGTCACCAAGACGGCGCCCATCTACATCATCACTGAATATATGGAGAAAG GCAGCCTACTAGACTTCTTAAAGAGTAGTGAAGGCTGCCAACTGCAACTGCCCAAACTCATCGATTTCTCTGCACAG ATAGCAGAAGGCATGGCATACATAGAGAAGAAGAATTACATCCACAGGGACCTGAGAGCAGCGAACGTCCTGGTGTCGGAGAGCCTGCTGTGTAAAATAGCTGATTTTGGCCTGGCCAGAGTCATAGAGGACGACGAGTACACTGCCAGAGAGG GAGCTAAATTCCCCATCAAGTGGACTGCTCCTGAGGCCTTCAACTACGGCTCCTTCACCATCAAGTCAGACATGTGGTCCTTTGGAGTTTTGCTCTACGAGATCATCACCTTTGGAAAAATTCCATACCCAG GTATGACCAAAGGTGAGGTGATGACGTCAGTGCAGCGCGGCTACAGGATGCCGCAACCTGACAACTGTCCCGCCGAGGTCTATGACATCATGATGAgctgctggaaaaacaaacccGAAGATCGACCCACCTTCGATTACATGCAGAGCGTGCTGGGCGACTTCTACACGGCCACAGAGGAGCAGTACCAGCGACAGCcgtag
- the LOC122766714 gene encoding cAMP-dependent protein kinase inhibitor alpha-like: protein MSDVEATYADFIASRRTGRRNAMHDILQSPTDPEGRELPLTLSLSQLHINAGGEEGDDTEESQSASSSAQRDAEQRNS, encoded by the exons ATGTCTGATGTTGAAGCCACGTATGCAGACTTCATCGCTTCCAGGAGGACAGGACGGAGGAACGCCATGCACGACATTCTACAGAGTCCCACTGACCCAGAGGGGCGTGAGCTGCCACTCACCCTGTCGCTGTCCCAGCTGCACATCAACGCAGGAGGGGAAG AGGGTGATGACACAGAGGAAAGCCAGAGCGCCTCCTCCTCGGCACAGAGGGACGCTGAGCAGAGGAACAGCTAA